Proteins found in one Plasmodium relictum strain SGS1 genome assembly, chromosome: 13 genomic segment:
- the ATG4 gene encoding cysteine protease ATG4, putative, with translation MDTEDLFDNNKNVAYGKFSKKIKGAFKISDEAIKTEKYIINNIKINSNLKKKCNIKKKCENDIINMKDKKNEGICSHQNKSKYKLINYLNSIKYNLSIKKYFKMLVTVSFLNYLPLHLRNISNNVYISGTIFNLKDPESFKIFLILCKSKILLTYRSNFLLKISNSNNYCKNTNNNNINDNSNDDNNNNFNDNNNSTNENSNSLNDNNNNNDNNYSNNGINSIYERYKNIKEFEKTKGKWRKKEKKKKKRYYKESVIDFTDIPEHFLKNVYFDDKECFYIDLERISKHNTNNFYDSNSCISMSRYFYCSRDLYPKILGNEVNKDISTYSTNDSNNSILYLDNFKSDFSLNEKNKKNIEVLNCYDDEKTRIAYVNNTNINNSNNNNYSKYKNIEISNELLNNISKNNKQNEKNRTTENYIHYEKNQEKRNSKLESMPFNKKKNFDVNFRIKKKKYTIIIKKKKKKWTQFDDNIKYIQMSDNGWGCMLRVVQMILANILINYKISKKYVFFHNYGDYLLYKNYMNKLYSDKNENKKNSTIIQEKNIQGNLCSFKKIVENCDITNKIIKNFNKKIEYDKFYEKEKNESGFVIIKIESNLFHNNEDNSLINRNIKNLPMGLYCKSNKKINFLIKRKKKEIHEDKMKKNKSRAIYIYKKNDKTKNYVYHHFKSYENFLNSTDDNIQNIHVNNSLIYPILLQFRDTEKAKYSIQNIIYEIMKCKKIDEKEVQHFVHEWTGPTSSAMIISNLINKKKVRFVGKKKKKAIYHKINVLENDLINKKNPFKMKNYDLENSNNRKTKIIFMRKKNRQAFFSVAFETGVIYNNKVLKFFQIKQKISIIIWVCLKLGIDSMNISKYKKSILSCFLLKQFQGISSGNIHTSAYYFYSANENGLFYLDPHIKCQNAFTSINKYFNSEFFTDKIKILPWEYLNSSVSLIFVVDSKDDYMNLVKDLKLIDSSIFEFYDEEPQYSFKNKLSYDTDDSGLVLL, from the exons atggatACAGAAGATTtatttgataataataaaaatgtagcATATGgaaaattttctaaaaaaattaagggGGCATTTAAAATTAGTGATGAAGCCATTAAaacagaaaaatatataattaataatattaaaataaatagcaatttaaaaaaaaaatgcaatataaaaaagaaatgtgaaaatgatataattaatatgaaagataaaaaaaatgagggAATATGTTCTCATCAAAATAAatctaaatataaattaataaattatttaaatagtattaaatataacttgtctattaaaaaatattttaaaatgttaGTAACGGTAtcctttttaaattatctacCTTTACATTTACGtaatatatcaaataatGTGTATATAAGCGGAACAATTTTTAATCTTAAAGACCCAGagtcatttaaaatttttctaattttgtGTAAATCAAAAATATTGTTAACTTACAGATCAAACTTCCTCTTAAAAATtagtaatagtaataattattgtaaaaatactaataataataatattaatgataatagTAATGatgacaataataataattttaatgataataataatagtactaatgaaaatagtaatagtcttaatgataataataataataatgacaATAATTATAGTAACAATGGTATTAATAGCATATAtgaaagatataaaaatattaaagaatttGAAAAAACAAAAGGTAAAtggagaaaaaaagaaaaaaaaaagaaaaaaagatattataagGAAAGTGTGATAGATTTTACAGATATACCagaacattttttaaaaaatgtttattttGATGATAAAGAATGTTTTTATATAGATTTAGAAAGAATATCAAAACATAAcactaataatttttatgatagTAACAGCTGTATCAGCATGAGTAGGTATTTTTACTGTAGTAGAGATTTATATCCTAAAATTTTAGGAAATGAAGTTAATAAAGACATATCCACATATAGTACAAATGATAGCAACAATAGTATTTTATATTTGgataattttaaaagtgATTTTAGTCTTAatgaaaagaataaaaaaaatattgaagtTTTAAATTGTTATGATGACGAAAAAACAAGAATTGCTTACGTTAACAATACTAATATTAATaacagtaataataataattattctaaatacaaaaatattgaaataaGCAATgaacttttaaataatataagtaaaaataataaacaaaatgaaaaaaatagaaccactgaaaattatattcattatgaaaaaaatcaaGAAAAGAGAAATAGTAAATTAGAAAGTATgccttttaataaaaaaaaaaattttgatgtaaattttagaattaaaaaaaaaaaatatacgataattataaagaaaaaaaaaaaaaagtggaCACAATTtgatgataatataaaatatattcaaatgAGTGATAATGGATGGGGATGCATGCTAAGAGTAGTTCAAATGATTTTagcaaatatattaataaattacaaaatatcaaagaaatatgttttttttcataattatggtgattatttactttataagaattatatgaataaattatatagtgataaaaatgaaaataaaaagaatagtACAATTATTcaggaaaaaaatatacaaggTAATTTATGttcctttaaaaaaatagtagaAAATTGTGATATTacaaacaaaataataaaaaattttaataaaaaaatagaatatgataaattctatgaaaaagaaaagaatgaATCGGGttttgtaataataaaaatagaatcaAATCTATTTCATAATAATGAAGACAACTCTttaataaatagaaatattaaaaatttaccTATGGGATTATATTgcaaatcaaataaaaaaattaattttttaataaaaagaaaaaaaaaagaaatacacgaagataaaatgaaaaaaaataagtctagagctatttatatatataaaaaaaatgataaaacgaaaaattatgtttatcatcattttaagtcttatgaaaattttttaaatagtacCGATGACAACATTCAAAATATTCATGTGAACAACTCATTAATATATCCTATACTTTTACAATTTAGAGATACAGAAAAAGCTAAATATTCCatacaaaatattatttatgaaATTATGAAgtgtaaaaaaattgatgaaAAAGAAGTGCAGCATTTTGTTCATGAATGGACAGGGCCTACTAGTAGTGCTATGATTATATcgaatttaattaataaaaaaaaagttcgTTTTgtgggaaaaaaaaaaaaaaaagcaatatatcataaaataaatgtattagaaaatgatttaattaataaaaaaaatccttttaaaatgaaaaattatgattTGGAAAATTCTAATAATAGGAAGactaaaataatatttatgagaaaaaaaaatagacaaGCATTTTTTTCTGTAGCATTTGAAACAGGTGTAATATATAACAATaaagttttaaaattttttcaaataaaacaaaaaatatctaTAATAATATGGGTATGTCTTAAATTAGGCATTGATTCTATGAATATatcaaaatataagaaatctATATTATCatgttttcttttaaaacaATTTCAAGGAATTAGTAGTGGTAATATTCACACTAGtgcttattatttttattcagcAAATGAAAACGGTCTTTTTTATCTCGACCCTCATATAAAGTGCCAAAATGCTTTTAcaagtataaataaatattttaattcgGAATTTTTTactgataaaataaaaattttgccATGGGAATACTTAAATTCATCAGTTTCCTTAATATTTGTTGTTGat TCCAAAGATGATTATATGAATCTAGTTAAAGACTTAAAATTAATTGATTCTAGTATATTTGAATTTTACGATGAAGAACCTCAATATTCCTTTAAAAAca aatTAAGCTATGACACTGATGATTCAGGGTTAGTTCTGTTGTAA